From Agrobacterium tumefaciens, a single genomic window includes:
- a CDS encoding MFS transporter, whose product MLSTRLAGWMAARNLHYGWLVAATTFLTMLATAGAMGSAGVMIQPLHQEFGWDIADISSAMAVRLVLFGLLGPFAAAFMNHFGIRQVVMTALALIMGGIVLSLLMTEVWQLLLLWGVVIGVGTGMTALVLGATVASRWFSKRRGLIIGLMTASNATGQLVFLPILAALTEAYGWRTALTLTVAVIAVAMLLVLLLMSDHPADVGLPAYGETTVTQPPKQDHKLLETLISPILTLKSVSGNPVFWVLFGTFFVCGLSTNGLIQTHWISICGDFGMAAVTAAGTLAVIGIFDFIGTVFAGWLSDRFDNRYLLFWFYGLRGLSLIYLSFSGFSFVELSVFAVFYGLDWVATVPPTVKLAAENFGREKAGLVFGWVFTGHQLGAATAAFGAGFFRSDFGTYMPALQIAGLMCIIAAISVLLLRKPGQATLRPQTA is encoded by the coding sequence ATGCTCTCCACGCGCCTTGCAGGCTGGATGGCCGCAAGAAATCTTCATTACGGATGGCTGGTCGCTGCGACCACGTTCCTGACTATGCTCGCTACCGCCGGAGCAATGGGGTCGGCCGGTGTCATGATCCAGCCGCTCCATCAGGAGTTTGGTTGGGACATTGCCGATATCTCTTCCGCGATGGCTGTAAGATTGGTGCTTTTCGGACTACTTGGGCCTTTCGCGGCTGCGTTCATGAACCACTTTGGCATCCGCCAGGTCGTCATGACGGCGCTTGCCCTGATTATGGGCGGGATTGTCCTGTCATTGCTCATGACTGAAGTCTGGCAGCTTCTTCTGCTTTGGGGCGTTGTGATTGGCGTTGGTACCGGGATGACGGCGCTGGTGCTGGGGGCAACTGTTGCAAGTCGCTGGTTTTCCAAGCGCCGGGGTCTCATTATTGGCCTCATGACGGCGAGCAATGCGACCGGGCAGCTTGTATTTCTGCCAATACTCGCAGCGCTGACGGAAGCCTATGGATGGCGAACAGCTTTGACGCTGACAGTGGCGGTTATTGCCGTGGCAATGCTTCTCGTGCTTCTGTTGATGAGCGATCACCCTGCCGATGTCGGGCTTCCGGCCTATGGTGAGACGACGGTGACGCAACCACCCAAGCAGGACCATAAGCTGCTCGAAACATTGATCTCACCCATTCTGACATTGAAGAGCGTTTCCGGGAATCCGGTCTTCTGGGTCCTGTTCGGCACCTTCTTTGTCTGCGGGCTCTCGACCAATGGTCTGATCCAGACCCACTGGATTTCAATCTGCGGCGACTTCGGGATGGCAGCAGTAACAGCGGCAGGCACGCTGGCAGTGATTGGCATCTTCGATTTCATCGGCACCGTATTTGCCGGTTGGCTATCCGACCGTTTCGACAATCGATACCTCCTCTTCTGGTTTTACGGTCTGCGGGGCCTGTCGCTGATCTATCTCTCATTTTCGGGTTTCAGCTTTGTGGAACTGTCAGTCTTTGCCGTCTTCTATGGTCTCGACTGGGTGGCGACTGTTCCACCGACCGTGAAGCTCGCCGCCGAAAATTTCGGACGCGAAAAGGCCGGTCTGGTTTTCGGTTGGGTATTTACCGGTCATCAGCTTGGCGCAGCAACGGCCGCTTTCGGTGCCGGCTTCTTCCGCAGCGATTTCGGCACCTACATGCCGGCGCTCCAGATTGCCGGGTTGATGTGCATCATCGCAGCAATTTCTGTCTTGCTTCTCAGAAAGCCCGGGCAAGCGACGCTTAGACCGCAGACGGCATAA
- a CDS encoding type III PLP-dependent enzyme, translating to MTTARILDFIKTRRPEGPCLVVDLDVVRDNYNAFRHSLPNSAIYYAVKANPAPEILKLLASLGSNFDCASVAEIQMALDAGATSDRISFGNTIKKERDVARAHALGIDLFAVDSHEEVEKVARAAPGARVFCRVLTDGEGAEWPLSRKFGCVPQMAVDVLVYAHQLGLESYGVSFHVGSQMMNLDAWDAALADAKRVFASLSKQGIHLQMVNMGGGFPTKYLRDVPAAEEYGQAIDTALRKHFGNQIPKTIIEPGRGMVGNAGVIKAEVVLVSRKSDNDNHRWVFLDIGKFGGLAETMDEAIRYPIRTERDQDAMEPCVLAGPTCDSADVLYEKNMYPLPVSLSIGDEVLIEGTGAYTTTYSAVAFNGFEPLKAYVI from the coding sequence ATGACGACTGCACGCATTCTCGACTTCATCAAGACCCGACGTCCCGAAGGCCCATGCCTCGTGGTTGATCTCGACGTCGTGCGCGACAACTACAACGCATTCCGGCACTCCCTGCCGAACAGTGCAATCTATTATGCCGTCAAGGCAAACCCGGCTCCCGAAATCCTCAAGCTGCTTGCTTCGCTTGGCTCCAACTTCGATTGCGCCTCCGTGGCCGAAATCCAGATGGCGCTTGACGCGGGTGCGACGTCAGACCGTATCTCCTTCGGCAATACCATCAAGAAGGAGCGCGATGTCGCTCGTGCGCATGCACTCGGCATTGATCTCTTCGCTGTGGACAGCCACGAAGAAGTTGAAAAGGTTGCTCGTGCAGCTCCGGGCGCACGCGTGTTCTGCCGCGTTCTGACGGACGGTGAAGGTGCCGAATGGCCGCTGTCGCGCAAGTTCGGCTGCGTGCCTCAGATGGCCGTTGACGTACTGGTTTATGCTCACCAGCTTGGGCTTGAATCCTACGGCGTTTCCTTCCACGTCGGTTCGCAGATGATGAACCTCGACGCGTGGGATGCTGCACTGGCCGATGCAAAGCGCGTATTCGCATCGCTTTCCAAGCAGGGTATTCACCTGCAGATGGTCAACATGGGTGGTGGTTTCCCAACCAAGTACCTTCGCGACGTTCCGGCGGCAGAGGAATACGGTCAGGCAATCGACACCGCGTTGCGCAAGCACTTCGGTAACCAGATCCCGAAGACGATCATCGAGCCGGGCCGCGGCATGGTGGGCAATGCGGGTGTGATCAAGGCAGAAGTTGTTCTTGTGTCGCGTAAATCCGACAATGACAACCATCGCTGGGTGTTCCTGGACATCGGTAAGTTCGGTGGTCTGGCTGAAACCATGGACGAAGCTATTCGCTACCCGATCCGCACCGAGCGCGATCAGGACGCGATGGAGCCTTGCGTTCTTGCCGGTCCGACCTGCGACAGCGCCGACGTGCTCTATGAGAAGAACATGTATCCGCTGCCGGTGTCTCTGAGCATCGGTGACGAGGTTCTGATCGAAGGTACGGGCGCTTATACGACCACCTACTCGGCGGTCGCATTCAACGGCTTCGAGCCGCTGAAAGCCTACGTCATCTAA
- a CDS encoding winged helix-turn-helix transcriptional regulator encodes MPSDTCHCILLRKASRRISSYYDEALAPLGVNIGQFSLLRNINRLAPVSLTDLAARVELDRSTVGRNAKVLERMGLVAIGHGEDQREAMLTITEKGHAVLTDGGPLWDGVQDDIEARLGPEKTRQLQELLAAL; translated from the coding sequence ATGCCAAGCGATACCTGTCACTGCATATTGTTGCGCAAAGCCTCCCGTCGCATATCGTCCTATTATGACGAGGCGCTGGCGCCTCTGGGTGTCAACATCGGTCAGTTCAGCCTGTTGCGAAACATAAACCGTTTGGCGCCGGTTTCATTGACGGATCTTGCCGCGCGTGTCGAACTGGATCGATCTACGGTCGGACGCAATGCGAAAGTTCTGGAGCGTATGGGACTGGTGGCGATTGGGCATGGTGAGGATCAGCGTGAAGCAATGCTGACGATCACCGAGAAAGGGCATGCCGTTCTCACGGATGGTGGGCCGCTTTGGGATGGCGTGCAGGACGATATTGAAGCCCGGCTCGGACCGGAAAAGACACGGCAATTGCAAGAGCTGCTCGCGGCACTCTAA
- a CDS encoding N-acetyltransferase → MAALLNSVRAFFTPQTFHVEAENPGDVVARESLLDRAMGAGRRRKSSEKLRVGRVPAEGLALVARDQDGHVIGTVRLWNVEAGISREGRPVDALLLGPLAVDSAYEGKGIGSALMRAVVAEAARRGHGAILLVGDAPYYERFGFFAEKTQHLIMPGPFERHRFLALELKAGWLDGAAGMLVASGRKLSA, encoded by the coding sequence ATGGCCGCTCTTTTGAATTCTGTACGCGCATTTTTCACGCCGCAGACGTTCCACGTCGAAGCAGAGAATCCGGGCGATGTTGTTGCTCGCGAAAGCCTGCTTGATCGCGCAATGGGTGCCGGCCGGCGTCGCAAGTCGTCCGAAAAACTTCGCGTAGGTCGTGTACCTGCCGAGGGGCTCGCCCTTGTTGCCCGCGATCAGGACGGTCACGTCATCGGAACCGTTCGTCTCTGGAATGTCGAGGCCGGCATTTCTCGTGAGGGCCGTCCTGTTGATGCGCTCCTCCTTGGTCCGCTCGCTGTCGATTCTGCCTATGAGGGCAAGGGCATCGGTTCTGCACTGATGCGCGCTGTAGTCGCCGAGGCTGCGAGACGTGGTCATGGCGCAATCCTGCTGGTCGGCGACGCCCCTTATTATGAGCGTTTCGGTTTCTTTGCCGAGAAGACGCAGCACCTTATCATGCCAGGTCCATTCGAGCGTCATCGTTTTCTGGCGCTGGAACTGAAGGCCGGTTGGCTGGACGGTGCGGCGGGTATGCTGGTTGCAAGCGGTCGCAAGCTTTCTGCCTGA